Proteins from a genomic interval of Stenotrophomonas sp. WZN-1:
- a CDS encoding amino acid permease produces MFKQLWATKHPHAAHEDANGLSLRRHLGPWGLTALGIGAVIGGGIFVITGQAAANHAGPAIMLSFVLAAICCAFCALAYAEFASMVPVSGSAYTYTYATFGELSAWFIGWMLVLEYGVSASAVAVSWTGYFLSLLSQFDIHLPAALVSAPLDAQLRPTGAIANLPAAALVLLLTWLCYVGISKSSAMNMAMVVLKTGLIMLVIVVGWKYVDTSNWTPFIPANEGPGKYGMEGVLRGAAMVFFAYIGFEAVSVAAQESKNPQRDMPIGMMLSLVICTVLYIAMAAVMTGLVPFQLLGTDEPVVTAVAAHPQLDWLRWVVEVGALVGLSSVVLVMIIGQPRIFMIMGRDGLLPPVFTKIHPKYRTPHINTVITGIGIALLAALFPLDILGELTSMGTLIAFAAVCAGVLILRRTQPELPRPFRMPMAWLICSLGVLSCLALLSAMTMHNWMLMGVWTFVGFVIYFCYGFRHSRLRVK; encoded by the coding sequence ATGTTCAAGCAACTGTGGGCCACCAAGCACCCGCATGCCGCCCATGAAGACGCCAACGGCCTGAGCCTGCGCCGCCACCTCGGCCCCTGGGGGCTGACCGCCCTCGGCATCGGCGCGGTGATCGGCGGCGGCATTTTCGTCATCACCGGCCAGGCCGCCGCCAACCACGCCGGCCCGGCGATCATGCTGTCGTTCGTGCTGGCGGCCATCTGCTGCGCCTTCTGCGCGCTGGCCTACGCCGAATTCGCCTCGATGGTGCCGGTCTCCGGCAGTGCCTACACCTATACCTACGCCACCTTCGGCGAGCTCTCGGCCTGGTTCATCGGCTGGATGCTGGTGCTCGAGTACGGCGTCTCCGCCTCGGCGGTCGCGGTCAGCTGGACCGGCTATTTCCTCAGCCTGCTCAGCCAGTTCGACATCCATCTACCGGCGGCGCTGGTCAGCGCGCCACTGGACGCGCAGCTGCGCCCGACCGGTGCGATCGCCAATCTGCCGGCCGCCGCGCTGGTGCTGCTGCTGACCTGGCTGTGCTACGTCGGCATCAGCAAGTCTTCGGCGATGAACATGGCGATGGTCGTGCTGAAGACCGGCCTGATCATGCTGGTCATCGTGGTCGGCTGGAAGTACGTGGACACCAGCAACTGGACCCCGTTCATTCCCGCCAACGAAGGCCCCGGAAAGTACGGCATGGAAGGCGTGCTGCGTGGCGCGGCGATGGTGTTCTTCGCCTACATCGGCTTCGAGGCGGTATCGGTGGCCGCGCAGGAATCAAAGAACCCGCAGCGTGACATGCCGATCGGCATGATGCTGTCACTGGTGATCTGCACCGTGCTGTACATCGCGATGGCCGCAGTGATGACCGGCCTGGTGCCGTTCCAGCTGCTGGGTACCGACGAGCCGGTGGTGACTGCCGTGGCGGCGCATCCGCAGCTGGACTGGCTGCGCTGGGTGGTCGAGGTCGGCGCGCTGGTCGGCCTGTCCTCGGTGGTGCTGGTAATGATCATCGGCCAGCCGCGCATCTTCATGATCATGGGCCGCGACGGCCTGCTGCCGCCGGTGTTCACCAAGATCCACCCGAAGTACCGCACCCCGCACATCAATACCGTGATCACCGGCATCGGCATCGCGCTGCTGGCGGCGCTGTTCCCGCTGGACATCCTCGGCGAGCTGACCTCGATGGGCACGCTGATCGCATTCGCGGCGGTGTGCGCGGGCGTGCTGATCCTGCGCCGCACCCAGCCGGAGCTGCCGCGACCGTTCCGCATGCCGATGGCATGGCTGATCTGCAGCCTGGGCGTGCTGAGTTGCCTTGCCCTGCTGTCGGCGATGACGATGCACAACTGGATGCTGATGGGCGTGTGGACGTTCGTCGGCTTCGTGATCTATTTCTGCTACGGCTTCAGGCACAGCCGCCTGCGTGTGAAGTAA
- a CDS encoding LacI family DNA-binding transcriptional regulator, which produces MNDNGSSPSKRAGKAVTVTDIARAIGVSRATVSLVLRGSPLVNVDTRAKVEAELRRQRYVYNRAAANLRRRTSSSIALVINDLSNPFFAEFASGVDEALGGRGYVTLLGSTGESPERQQAVLSTLMEHTPAGLILSPAEGSDTAQLRQALGANANVLLFNRELEGADWDFLTLDNQHGAYLATRHLIERGHRQIAFFGGHAASSSCHQRRAGFQQALAEAGLSLPPGWMIESAPNRLEAAARTDELFADGHRPSAAVCYNDTVALGLMLGLNSRGIRPGGDFAVTGFDDISEASVAVPPLTTLTADPRERGRQAAALLLQRLDEPDAPPRRTVAPVQLRIRESSAARPN; this is translated from the coding sequence ATGAACGACAACGGCAGCAGTCCCAGCAAGCGCGCCGGCAAGGCGGTGACGGTGACCGACATCGCGCGTGCCATCGGCGTGTCACGGGCAACCGTATCGCTGGTGCTGCGCGGCAGCCCGCTGGTCAACGTCGATACCCGCGCCAAGGTCGAGGCCGAACTGCGCCGCCAGCGCTATGTCTACAACCGCGCGGCGGCCAACCTGCGCCGGCGGACCTCGTCGAGCATCGCGCTGGTGATCAACGATCTGTCCAACCCGTTCTTCGCCGAATTCGCGTCTGGCGTGGACGAGGCGCTGGGCGGGCGCGGTTACGTGACGCTGCTCGGCAGCACCGGGGAATCGCCGGAGCGCCAGCAGGCGGTGCTGTCCACGCTGATGGAGCACACCCCGGCCGGCCTGATCCTGTCGCCGGCCGAAGGCAGCGACACCGCGCAGTTGCGGCAGGCGCTGGGCGCCAATGCCAACGTGCTGTTGTTCAATCGTGAACTGGAAGGGGCCGACTGGGACTTCCTGACCCTGGACAACCAGCACGGCGCCTATCTGGCCACGCGCCACCTGATCGAGCGTGGTCATCGCCAGATCGCCTTCTTCGGTGGCCACGCTGCATCGAGCTCGTGCCACCAGCGCCGTGCCGGTTTCCAGCAGGCGCTGGCCGAGGCCGGCCTGTCGCTGCCGCCGGGTTGGATGATCGAGTCGGCACCGAACCGCCTGGAAGCCGCAGCGCGCACCGATGAGCTGTTTGCCGATGGCCATCGCCCGAGTGCGGCGGTCTGCTACAACGACACCGTCGCGCTGGGCCTGATGCTGGGCTTGAACTCGCGTGGCATCCGCCCGGGTGGCGACTTCGCCGTTACCGGTTTCGATGACATTTCCGAGGCGTCGGTCGCGGTGCCGCCGTTGACCACGCTCACTGCCGATCCGCGCGAGCGGGGCCGGCAAGCTGCTGCGCTGCTGCTGCAACGGCTGGACGAACCGGATGCGCCGCCTCGGCGCACGGTCGCGCCGGTGCAGTTGCGCATCCGCGAAAGCAGTGCCGCACGACCGAACTGA
- a CDS encoding methylthioribulose 1-phosphate dehydratase, with the protein MNAPTFPYDTARLSELAQLLIDNVRELAHAGWTPATSSNFSHRLDDRHAAITVSGKDKGRLIEDDIMVVDFDGLAVGRPLRPSAETLLHTQLYRRFPEIGCVLHTHSPVQTVASRLYAPQGHIRLEGYELLKAFAGNSTHEMAIDVPVFANTQDMNVLSKQVDDLLDRQNLWGYLIDGHGLYAWGRDMAEARRHMEAFEFLFHCELELRKLRG; encoded by the coding sequence ATGAACGCCCCCACCTTCCCCTACGACACCGCGCGCCTGAGCGAACTGGCCCAGCTGCTGATCGACAACGTCCGCGAACTGGCCCACGCCGGCTGGACCCCGGCCACCAGCAGCAACTTCTCCCACCGCCTGGACGACCGCCACGCCGCGATCACTGTCTCCGGCAAGGACAAGGGCCGCCTGATCGAGGACGACATCATGGTGGTGGACTTCGACGGCCTGGCCGTCGGCCGCCCGCTGCGCCCGTCCGCCGAGACACTGCTGCACACCCAGTTGTATCGCCGCTTCCCGGAGATCGGCTGCGTGCTGCATACCCATTCGCCGGTGCAGACCGTCGCCTCGCGCCTGTACGCGCCGCAGGGCCACATCCGCCTGGAAGGCTACGAGCTGCTGAAGGCCTTCGCCGGCAACAGCACCCACGAGATGGCCATCGACGTGCCGGTGTTCGCCAACACCCAGGACATGAACGTGCTTTCCAAGCAGGTCGATGACCTGCTCGACCGGCAGAACCTGTGGGGCTACCTGATCGACGGCCACGGCCTGTATGCCTGGGGCCGCGACATGGCCGAAGCGCGCCGGCACATGGAAGCCTTCGAGTTCCTGTTCCATTGCGAGCTGGAGCTGCGCAAGCTGCGCGGCTGA
- a CDS encoding glycoside hydrolase family 2 protein has product MHRLSLVVRLLLLLVAASAIPATAAPLQAQWQFRMLPGDAQGAAHPGLQQWRAAKVPGSVHTDLLAHGLIRDPYVGAPEAELQWIGLSAWEYRARFDVDAATLAKPNAELRFDGLDTYAEVSLNGKPLLRADNAHRTWHARVDGRLRANGNELQIVFRSPIRTLLPGVQAMPYKIAGNYPSPYGDEPKDAMVGNFARKPAYHFGWDWGPRYVTAGVWRGVDLQAWDAHRLTDLAVRTDALSAEQAKLAVLLQVEQGAAGSALVNVDIRDPEGRNVAQVQRTVLLKPGQNTVELPVELATPRRWWPGGHGAQDRYTVQARLDDGADAALAREQHIGLRTVELRREEDRKGGQGFAFVINGVEIFAKGANVIPFDAFPARVDAARLRQVLTAARDANMNMLRNWGGGYYEDDAFFDIADELGLLVWQDFMFGGGMQPGYDPAFRASVVAEARDNVRRLRHHPSIVLWCGNNEEETAWKDWGHGRDLKAADPEFAAKVWQGYVDLFGNDLRQVVGEEGLGVPYWSSSPSNDLDEKANDSTRGDKHYWQVWGNPALPVQAYLRETPRFMSEYGLQAWPSVATVDQIATRAEQRIDSPVIRAHQKFMAGEGNSRLLHYIELGYGTPKDFEEFIYLSQVMQADGIALAALHHRASRPYTMGSLYWQLNDVWPGASWSSVDYFGRWKALHFAARRFFAPVTVAALRDEGSTRVRLINDGAALDARWRLRVMDVEGKVLRRREEAVTLAASGVTLIGDFRDAELLAGADPKRTLAVFELLQDGRVSARQVVGFVEAKDQVLPRQALKATLSIEGDHYRLRLESAAYVRATWIDFGALDVQVEDNLLDLLPGETRDIAVRGPVDLVTLREALKLKTLNDR; this is encoded by the coding sequence GTGCATCGCCTTTCCCTCGTTGTCCGTCTGCTCCTGCTGCTGGTCGCAGCCTCCGCCATCCCGGCAACTGCGGCTCCACTGCAGGCACAGTGGCAGTTCCGCATGCTGCCGGGTGACGCGCAGGGCGCTGCGCATCCGGGTCTTCAGCAATGGCGTGCGGCGAAGGTGCCGGGCAGCGTACACACCGACCTGCTGGCCCATGGGCTGATCCGCGATCCGTACGTCGGTGCGCCCGAGGCCGAGCTGCAGTGGATCGGCCTGTCCGCCTGGGAGTACCGCGCCCGCTTTGACGTGGATGCGGCGACGCTGGCCAAGCCCAATGCCGAGCTGCGCTTCGATGGGCTGGACACCTATGCCGAAGTCAGCCTCAACGGCAAGCCACTGCTGCGCGCGGACAACGCGCACCGCACGTGGCACGCACGTGTGGACGGGCGCCTGCGGGCGAACGGCAATGAACTGCAGATCGTGTTCCGCTCACCGATACGCACGCTGCTGCCGGGCGTACAGGCGATGCCGTACAAGATCGCTGGCAATTACCCGTCGCCGTATGGCGATGAGCCGAAGGACGCGATGGTCGGCAACTTCGCGCGCAAGCCGGCCTACCACTTCGGCTGGGACTGGGGCCCGCGCTATGTCACCGCCGGCGTGTGGCGCGGGGTCGACCTGCAGGCCTGGGACGCGCACCGTCTGACCGATCTTGCCGTGCGCACCGATGCACTGAGTGCAGAGCAGGCGAAGCTGGCGGTGCTGCTGCAGGTGGAGCAGGGTGCTGCGGGTTCGGCCTTGGTGAATGTGGATATACGTGATCCGGAAGGCCGCAACGTGGCCCAGGTGCAACGCACGGTGCTGTTGAAGCCCGGGCAGAACACGGTTGAGCTGCCGGTTGAGCTGGCCACGCCGCGGCGCTGGTGGCCGGGGGGCCATGGTGCGCAGGATCGCTATACCGTGCAGGCTCGCCTGGATGATGGCGCCGATGCAGCACTGGCGCGCGAGCAGCACATCGGCCTGCGCACGGTCGAACTGCGCCGCGAGGAAGACCGCAAGGGCGGGCAGGGCTTTGCCTTCGTCATCAACGGCGTGGAGATCTTCGCCAAGGGCGCCAACGTCATTCCGTTCGATGCCTTCCCCGCACGCGTCGATGCCGCACGCCTGCGCCAGGTGCTGACCGCCGCGCGCGACGCCAACATGAACATGCTGCGCAATTGGGGCGGCGGCTACTACGAAGACGATGCGTTCTTCGACATCGCCGATGAGCTGGGCCTGCTGGTCTGGCAGGACTTCATGTTCGGCGGCGGCATGCAGCCGGGCTACGATCCGGCGTTTCGTGCCAGCGTGGTGGCCGAGGCGCGCGACAACGTGCGACGTCTGCGCCATCACCCCAGCATCGTGCTGTGGTGTGGCAACAACGAGGAAGAAACCGCCTGGAAGGACTGGGGCCACGGCCGCGACCTGAAGGCAGCCGACCCGGAATTTGCGGCGAAGGTCTGGCAGGGCTATGTCGACCTGTTCGGCAACGACCTGCGGCAGGTGGTGGGCGAGGAGGGGCTGGGCGTACCGTACTGGTCCAGCTCACCCAGCAACGACCTTGACGAGAAGGCCAACGATTCAACCCGTGGCGACAAGCACTACTGGCAGGTCTGGGGCAATCCGGCGCTGCCGGTGCAGGCCTACCTGCGCGAGACGCCGCGCTTCATGTCCGAGTACGGTTTGCAGGCGTGGCCGTCGGTGGCGACGGTGGACCAGATCGCCACCCGCGCCGAGCAGCGCATCGACAGCCCGGTGATCCGCGCGCACCAGAAATTCATGGCCGGCGAGGGCAACAGCCGCCTGCTGCACTACATCGAACTGGGCTACGGCACGCCGAAGGACTTCGAGGAATTCATCTACCTCAGCCAGGTGATGCAGGCCGATGGCATTGCACTGGCGGCACTGCATCATCGCGCCTCGCGGCCGTACACGATGGGCTCGCTGTACTGGCAGCTCAACGATGTCTGGCCGGGCGCCTCCTGGTCCAGCGTGGACTATTTCGGCCGCTGGAAGGCGCTGCACTTCGCCGCGCGGCGCTTCTTTGCGCCAGTGACGGTGGCCGCGTTGCGCGACGAGGGCAGCACGCGGGTGCGCCTGATCAACGATGGTGCCGCACTGGATGCACGCTGGCGGCTGCGGGTGATGGACGTGGAAGGGAAGGTGCTGCGCCGTCGCGAGGAAGCGGTGACGCTGGCGGCGTCGGGTGTGACCTTGATCGGTGATTTCCGCGACGCCGAATTGTTGGCCGGTGCCGACCCGAAGCGCACCCTGGCGGTATTCGAGCTGCTGCAGGATGGCAGGGTCAGTGCGCGCCAGGTGGTTGGTTTCGTCGAGGCGAAGGACCAGGTATTGCCGCGGCAGGCGCTGAAGGCCACGCTGTCCATCGAAGGCGACCACTACCGCCTGCGCCTGGAAAGCGCGGCGTATGTGCGCGCGACGTGGATTGATTTCGGCGCGCTGGATGTGCAGGTCGAAGACAACCTGCTGGATCTGCTGCCGGGCGAAACCCGCGATATCGCGGTGCGGGGCCCGGTGGATCTGGTTACCCTGCGCGAAGCGCTGAAGCTGAAGACCCTCAACGACCGTTGA
- the mtnC gene encoding acireductone synthase, which translates to MQPRVILTDIEGTTSSISFVKNVLFPYARKALPAFVAEHGQQPEVRRWLDAVATEIGGACQDSLVAETLQGWIDQDRKHTALKALQGLIWDEGYRRGDYTAHFYPEVAPVLKGWHASGLPLYVYSSGSVPAQKLFFGFSDAGDLSPLVSGWFDTEVGGKREADSYRRIVQAIGVPAGEILFLSDVVEELDAAREAGLQTRLIDRLDDYPLPRTGQAANGHERVENFQQIQL; encoded by the coding sequence ATGCAGCCCCGCGTCATCCTGACCGACATCGAAGGCACCACCAGCAGCATCTCTTTCGTCAAGAACGTGCTGTTCCCTTATGCGCGCAAGGCGTTGCCCGCGTTCGTCGCCGAGCATGGCCAGCAGCCGGAGGTCCGCCGCTGGCTGGATGCGGTGGCCACCGAGATCGGCGGCGCCTGCCAGGACAGCCTGGTGGCCGAGACGTTGCAGGGCTGGATCGACCAGGACCGCAAGCACACCGCACTGAAGGCGCTGCAGGGCCTGATCTGGGACGAAGGCTACCGCCGCGGCGACTACACCGCGCACTTCTACCCGGAAGTGGCGCCGGTGCTGAAGGGCTGGCATGCCTCCGGCCTGCCGCTGTACGTGTACTCCTCCGGCTCGGTGCCGGCGCAGAAGCTGTTCTTCGGCTTCAGCGACGCCGGTGACCTCAGCCCGCTGGTGTCGGGCTGGTTCGACACCGAAGTCGGTGGCAAGCGCGAGGCCGACAGCTACCGCCGCATCGTGCAGGCCATCGGCGTACCGGCCGGCGAGATCCTGTTCCTGTCGGATGTGGTGGAAGAACTGGATGCTGCCCGCGAAGCCGGCCTGCAGACCCGCCTGATCGATCGCCTGGACGACTACCCGCTGCCGCGCACCGGCCAGGCCGCCAACGGCCACGAACGGGTCGAGAATTTCCAGCAGATCCAGCTGTAA
- a CDS encoding acireductone dioxygenase: MSRLRIYDDTRPESPLLDTQDGAIIAAELQKIGVTFERWQAIAPVAPGASQDEVFAAYRADIDRLVAERGFKSVDVASIAPDNPNRAELRKKFLDEHFHKEDEVRFFVAGSGLFTLHVGDKVYEIECVKDDLIAVPDGTTHWFDMGDEPSFVAIRFFTEPDGWVGHFTGTDIAQKFPRYVPTQAS, from the coding sequence ATGAGCCGACTGCGCATCTACGACGACACCCGCCCCGAATCGCCGCTGCTGGACACCCAGGACGGCGCGATCATTGCCGCCGAGCTGCAGAAGATCGGCGTCACCTTCGAGCGCTGGCAAGCCATCGCGCCGGTCGCACCGGGCGCCAGCCAGGATGAAGTGTTCGCCGCTTACCGCGCCGACATCGACCGCCTGGTTGCCGAGCGCGGCTTCAAGAGCGTGGACGTGGCCTCGATCGCCCCGGACAACCCGAACCGCGCCGAGCTGCGCAAGAAGTTCCTCGACGAACACTTCCACAAGGAAGACGAGGTGCGCTTCTTCGTCGCAGGTTCCGGCCTGTTCACCCTGCACGTGGGTGACAAGGTCTATGAGATCGAGTGCGTGAAGGACGACCTGATCGCCGTACCCGATGGCACCACCCACTGGTTCGACATGGGCGACGAGCCCAGCTTCGTGGCGATCCGCTTCTTCACCGAACCGGATGGCTGGGTTGGTCACTTCACCGGCACCGACATCGCGCAGAAGTTCCCCCGTTACGTACCCACCCAGGCGTCCTGA
- a CDS encoding AGE family epimerase/isomerase, with amino-acid sequence MSTSPDFRSPAFLRAHIADTMAFYHPRCIDPDGGFFHYFRDDGSIYDASHRHLVSSTRFVFNYAMAYREFGNAEYREAVEHGVRYLREVHRNPATGGYAWTLRDGKVEDDMNHCYGVAFVLLAYSCALKAGVEQARAWMDETWQLLEARFWEAQHGLYKDEADGQWNFTGYRGQNANMHMCEAMLAAFEASGEQRYVERALQLADNMTRRQAAKGGGLVWEHYDVNWEIDWDYNLDDPKHLFRPWGFQPGHQTEWAKLLLILDRHVQADWLVPTAQHLFDVAVARSWDDARGGLYYGFAPESRRQPGMDGAPIGGDSFVCDDDKYFWVQAETLATAALMAKRTGDDRYWQWYERIWAYSWEHFVDHQYGAWFRILDADNRKYSDEKSPAGKVDYHTMGACYEVLNVVR; translated from the coding sequence ATGAGCACCTCGCCCGATTTCCGTTCGCCCGCGTTCCTGCGCGCGCATATCGCCGACACGATGGCGTTCTACCACCCGCGCTGCATCGATCCGGATGGCGGCTTTTTCCACTACTTCCGCGATGACGGCAGCATCTACGATGCCAGTCACCGCCACCTGGTGAGCAGCACCCGTTTCGTCTTCAACTATGCGATGGCCTACCGCGAATTCGGCAATGCCGAGTACCGCGAGGCCGTCGAGCACGGCGTGCGCTATCTGCGCGAGGTGCACCGCAACCCGGCCACCGGTGGCTATGCCTGGACCCTGCGCGACGGCAAGGTCGAGGACGACATGAACCACTGCTACGGCGTGGCCTTCGTGCTGCTGGCCTACAGTTGTGCGCTGAAGGCCGGCGTCGAGCAGGCCCGCGCCTGGATGGACGAGACCTGGCAGCTGCTGGAAGCGCGTTTCTGGGAGGCGCAGCACGGCCTGTACAAGGATGAAGCCGATGGCCAGTGGAACTTCACCGGCTACCGCGGCCAGAACGCCAACATGCACATGTGCGAGGCGATGCTGGCCGCGTTCGAAGCCAGTGGCGAGCAGCGCTATGTCGAGCGTGCGCTGCAGCTGGCCGACAACATGACCCGCCGCCAGGCCGCCAAGGGCGGTGGCCTGGTCTGGGAACACTATGATGTGAACTGGGAGATCGACTGGGACTACAACCTGGACGATCCCAAGCACCTGTTCCGCCCGTGGGGCTTCCAGCCCGGCCACCAGACCGAGTGGGCCAAGCTGCTGCTGATTCTCGATCGCCACGTGCAGGCCGACTGGCTGGTGCCGACCGCGCAGCACCTGTTCGACGTGGCCGTAGCGCGCAGCTGGGACGACGCCCGGGGCGGCCTGTATTACGGCTTCGCACCGGAATCACGCCGGCAGCCCGGCATGGACGGTGCCCCGATCGGTGGCGACAGCTTCGTCTGCGACGACGACAAGTACTTCTGGGTACAGGCCGAGACGCTGGCGACCGCCGCGCTGATGGCCAAGCGTACCGGTGATGATCGCTACTGGCAGTGGTACGAGCGCATCTGGGCGTATTCGTGGGAGCACTTCGTTGACCACCAATACGGCGCCTGGTTCCGCATCCTCGATGCCGACAACCGCAAGTACAGCGACGAGAAGAGCCCGGCCGGCAAGGTGGATTACCACACCATGGGCGCGTGCTACGAAGTGTTGAACGTCGTGCGCTGA
- a CDS encoding carbohydrate kinase: protein MGAIVCFGEILIDLLAQPPASADTPRAFLQYAGGAPANVAVAAARLGAKTQFVGMLGRDMFGDFLADSLVEHGVGTDYIVRTDAAKTALAFVALDASGERSFSFYRPPAADLLFRDSDFQAECLDSAQCFHVCSNSLTEPAIAEATFAGMDRARAAGAVVSLDLNLRPALWPANEDPTPRLWQALERADLVKLSREELDYLAAPLGDDGEALVLRRLLAAQARWVIVTDGAATLHWYTRDNHGTVTSFRVATVDTTAAGDAFVGGVLVGLLERGGAGTGFAAFCQDPEAITATLRFGAAVGALAVTRKGAFAAMPSLDEVQQLLQAQDITA from the coding sequence ATGGGTGCCATCGTTTGCTTCGGCGAAATTTTGATCGATCTACTAGCGCAGCCGCCGGCCTCGGCCGACACCCCGCGCGCGTTCCTGCAGTACGCCGGCGGTGCGCCGGCCAACGTCGCGGTGGCGGCTGCGCGGCTGGGTGCGAAGACCCAGTTCGTCGGCATGCTCGGCCGCGACATGTTCGGTGACTTCCTGGCCGACAGCCTGGTCGAGCACGGCGTGGGCACGGATTACATCGTTCGCACCGATGCGGCCAAGACCGCACTGGCCTTCGTGGCCCTGGATGCCAGCGGTGAGCGCAGCTTCAGTTTCTACCGCCCGCCGGCGGCCGACCTGCTGTTCCGCGACAGTGATTTCCAGGCGGAGTGCCTCGACAGCGCGCAGTGCTTCCACGTCTGCTCCAACAGCCTGACCGAGCCGGCCATCGCCGAGGCGACCTTCGCCGGCATGGACCGTGCCCGTGCGGCCGGTGCGGTGGTCAGCCTCGACCTCAACCTGCGTCCGGCCCTGTGGCCGGCGAACGAGGATCCGACGCCGAGGCTGTGGCAGGCACTGGAACGTGCCGACCTGGTCAAGCTGTCGCGCGAGGAACTGGACTACCTGGCAGCACCGCTCGGCGATGACGGAGAGGCGCTGGTGCTACGTCGCCTGCTGGCCGCGCAGGCGCGCTGGGTGATCGTCACCGATGGTGCGGCCACGCTGCACTGGTACACCCGTGACAACCACGGCACGGTCACCAGCTTCCGCGTGGCTACGGTCGACACCACGGCAGCCGGCGATGCCTTCGTCGGTGGCGTGCTGGTCGGCCTGCTGGAGCGGGGTGGGGCGGGCACTGGTTTCGCCGCATTCTGCCAGGACCCGGAGGCGATCACCGCCACGTTGCGCTTCGGCGCCGCCGTGGGTGCGCTGGCTGTTACCCGCAAGGGCGCGTTCGCCGCGATGCCCTCGCTCGATGAAGTGCAGCAGCTGCTGCAGGCCCAGGACATTACCGCATGA
- the fucP gene encoding L-fucose:H+ symporter permease yields the protein MPISATPRPSGSSGNAPAVTNGKALAVVTTIFFMWGFLTCLNDILIPHLKAVFELNYAKAMLVQFTFFGTYFLMSLPAGRLVAALGYKKGIVAGLVIAGIGALGFWPAAELRVYGAFLGALFVLATGITVLQVAANPYVALLGPEQTSSSRLTLAQALNSLGTAIAPIFGGMLILSNTVKSADDIAALPAAEQLAYRAAEAQAVQGPYVGLAVALVLLALFVFLFRLPALSDATEQADQGHHHSYLDALRKRHLLLGVLGIFFYVGAEVSIGSFLVNYLSMPNIGGFSEQQATHYVSAYWTMAMIGRFAGSALLARFSPSRLLAIFALVNVGLLVTTMLSSGNVALYSVVAIGLFNSIMFPTIFALSIERLGPLTNKGSSLLIMAIVGGAVVPYLQGVLADHIGVQASFILPLLCYGYIIFYGLVGARTPASATQGG from the coding sequence ATGCCGATCTCCGCAACGCCCCGTCCATCGGGTTCTTCGGGCAACGCACCCGCCGTCACCAACGGCAAGGCGCTGGCTGTCGTCACCACGATCTTCTTCATGTGGGGCTTCCTGACCTGCCTCAATGACATCCTGATCCCGCACCTGAAGGCGGTGTTCGAGCTGAACTACGCCAAGGCGATGCTGGTGCAGTTCACCTTCTTCGGCACCTATTTCCTGATGTCGCTGCCGGCGGGTCGGCTGGTGGCGGCGCTGGGCTACAAGAAGGGCATCGTGGCCGGCTTGGTGATTGCCGGCATCGGTGCGCTGGGCTTCTGGCCGGCGGCCGAGCTGCGCGTGTATGGCGCCTTCCTCGGTGCGTTGTTCGTGCTGGCCACGGGCATCACCGTGCTGCAGGTCGCTGCGAACCCCTACGTTGCGCTGCTGGGCCCGGAGCAGACCAGCTCAAGCCGCCTGACCCTGGCGCAGGCGCTGAACTCGCTGGGCACGGCCATTGCGCCGATCTTCGGCGGCATGCTCATCCTGTCCAACACGGTCAAGAGTGCCGATGACATCGCGGCGCTGCCGGCCGCCGAGCAGCTGGCCTACCGTGCCGCCGAGGCGCAGGCCGTGCAGGGCCCGTACGTGGGCCTGGCGGTGGCGCTGGTGCTGCTGGCGCTGTTCGTGTTCCTGTTCCGCCTGCCGGCGCTGAGTGATGCCACCGAGCAGGCCGACCAGGGCCACCACCACAGCTACCTGGATGCGCTGCGCAAGCGCCACCTGCTGCTGGGCGTGCTGGGCATCTTCTTCTACGTCGGCGCCGAAGTGTCGATTGGCAGCTTCCTGGTCAACTACCTGTCGATGCCCAACATCGGCGGCTTCAGCGAGCAGCAGGCCACGCATTACGTGTCGGCCTACTGGACGATGGCGATGATCGGCCGCTTCGCCGGTTCGGCGCTGCTGGCGCGCTTCTCGCCCAGCCGTCTGCTGGCGATCTTCGCGCTGGTCAACGTGGGCCTGCTGGTCACGACCATGCTGAGCTCCGGCAACGTCGCGCTGTACTCGGTGGTGGCGATCGGCCTGTTCAACTCGATCATGTTCCCGACCATCTTCGCGCTGAGCATCGAGCGCCTCGGCCCGCTGACCAACAAGGGTTCCAGCCTGCTGATCATGGCCATCGTCGGCGGTGCCGTGGTGCCGTACCTGCAGGGCGTGCTGGCCGACCACATCGGTGTGCAGGCCAGCTTCATCCTGCCGCTGCTGTGCTACGGCTACATCATTTTCTACGGACTGGTCGGCGCGCGTACGCCGGCCTCCGCAACGCAGGGAGGCTGA